The Henckelia pumila isolate YLH828 chromosome 2, ASM3356847v2, whole genome shotgun sequence genome includes a window with the following:
- the LOC140885131 gene encoding uncharacterized protein, translating into MYNQNSEQHNKAPPMSPRISFSIDSHSQSQSQSQSHARDPYRDAPVSSDFAFSVTNYSMMTADELFSKGRILPYKESIANNNISKSTTTTLRDELQINHQEEEEDADFSLRPPKNPTRWRGFLGLRKPSRKSDNKYAQTSSVEKRGAFHYEDIHIQCSKNSQESVE; encoded by the exons atgtacaaccaaaattcAGAGCAGCACAACAAAGCTCCTCCCATGAGCCCTAGAATCTCTTTCTCAATCGATTCTCATTCCCAATCCCAATCCCAATCTCAATCCCACGCCAGGGATCCGTACAGGGATGCCCCCGTATCCTCCGATTTCGCCTTCTCCGTCACCAATTACTCCATGATGACCGCCGATGAGCTCTTCTCCAAGGGCAGGATTCTTCCCTACAAGGAGTCAATCGCCAACAACAACATCTCCAAGAGCACCACCACCACGCTCAGGGATGAGCTGCAAATCAATCaccaagaagaagaagaagacgcCGATTTCTCGCTCAGGCCCCCTAAGAATCCCACCAGATGGAGAGGCTTTTTAGGCCTTCGCAAACCCTCCAggaaatctgataataaataCGCTCAAACTTCTTCTGTAGAGAAGAGGGGGGCCTTTCATTATGAAGATATTCATATCCAATGCAGCAAGAATTCACAG GAATCTGTTGAATGA
- the LOC140880968 gene encoding tetraspanin-10 isoform X1 → MSSGMGTSTFIIKWINFLTMLLAVGVIGFGVWMSTHHDSCKRSLTLPVIILGAVILVVSIIGFFGALKKNSILLWIYLILLCIILLAILVFTVLAFIVTNNGSGHTVAGLRYKEYQLQDYSSWFLKRLNNSHNWDHLKSCLVKSNDCNDLSKKYKTLKQFKSAKLSPIEAGCCRPPSECGYPVVNASFYDLSFHPISSIKDCKLYKNSKNIKCYNCDSCKAGVAQYMKTEWRVVAIFNVILFVVLSMVYLVGCCARRNAAKNHSKRYQLVRISRLMFEAMV, encoded by the exons ATGAGCTCAGGGATGGGAACAAGCACTTTTATAATCAAATGGATAAACTTTCTGACTATG TTGTTAGCTGTGGGAGTCATAGGTTTTGGTGTATGGATGAGCACTCATCATGACAGCTGCAAGAGATCTCTTACGCTCCCTGTTATAATCCTCGGTGCTGTAATCTTGGTCGT ATCAATAATTGGATTTTTTGGAGCCTTGAAGAAAAACTCAATCTTGTTGTGGATT TATCTCATCTTGCTTTGCATCATTTTGTTGGCGATTTTGGTCTTCACAGTGTTGGC GTTTATAGTAACAAATAATGGATCCGGTCATACTGTAGCTGGACTTAG GTATAAAGAATATCAACTTCAAGATTACAGTTCCTGGTTTCTTAAACGA CTCAACAATTCCCACAACTGGGATCACCTGAAGAGTTGTCTTGTCAAGTCCAATGACTGCAACGACCTATCAAAGAAATACAag ACTCTCAAGCAGTTTAAATCGGCAAAGTTAAGCCCCATTGAAGCTGGATGCTGCCGTCCCCCATCTGA ATGTGGCTATCCTGTGGTGAACGCCTCGTTCTATGACTTGAGCTTCCATCCAAtcagttcgatcaaggactgtAAACTTTACAAGAACTCCAAGAATATCAAGTGCTACAATTGTGACTCCTGCAA GGCTGGAGTCGCACAGTACATGAAAACTGAATGGAGAGTGGTTGCTATCTTCAATGTCATTCTGTTTGTTGTTTTG TCGATGGTCTACCTTGTGGGATGCTGCGCAAGACGAAATGCAGCCAAGAATCATTCTAAAAG GTATCAACTAGTTAGAATATCTCGGTTGATGTTTGAAGCCATGGTTTAA
- the LOC140880968 gene encoding tetraspanin-10 isoform X2, which produces MSSGMGTSTFIIKWINFLTMLLAVGVIGFGVWMSTHHDSCKRSLTLPVIILGAVILVVSIIGFFGALKKNSILLWIYLILLCIILLAILVFTVLAFIVTNNGSGHTVAGLRYKEYQLQDYSSWFLKRLNNSHNWDHLKSCLVKSNDCNDLSKKYKTLKQFKSAKLSPIEAGCCRPPSECGYPVVNASFYDLSFHPISSIKDCKLYKNSKNIKCYNCDSCKAGVAQYMKTEWRVVAIFNVILFVVLSMVYLVGCCARRNAAKNHSKRKDIAWY; this is translated from the exons ATGAGCTCAGGGATGGGAACAAGCACTTTTATAATCAAATGGATAAACTTTCTGACTATG TTGTTAGCTGTGGGAGTCATAGGTTTTGGTGTATGGATGAGCACTCATCATGACAGCTGCAAGAGATCTCTTACGCTCCCTGTTATAATCCTCGGTGCTGTAATCTTGGTCGT ATCAATAATTGGATTTTTTGGAGCCTTGAAGAAAAACTCAATCTTGTTGTGGATT TATCTCATCTTGCTTTGCATCATTTTGTTGGCGATTTTGGTCTTCACAGTGTTGGC GTTTATAGTAACAAATAATGGATCCGGTCATACTGTAGCTGGACTTAG GTATAAAGAATATCAACTTCAAGATTACAGTTCCTGGTTTCTTAAACGA CTCAACAATTCCCACAACTGGGATCACCTGAAGAGTTGTCTTGTCAAGTCCAATGACTGCAACGACCTATCAAAGAAATACAag ACTCTCAAGCAGTTTAAATCGGCAAAGTTAAGCCCCATTGAAGCTGGATGCTGCCGTCCCCCATCTGA ATGTGGCTATCCTGTGGTGAACGCCTCGTTCTATGACTTGAGCTTCCATCCAAtcagttcgatcaaggactgtAAACTTTACAAGAACTCCAAGAATATCAAGTGCTACAATTGTGACTCCTGCAA GGCTGGAGTCGCACAGTACATGAAAACTGAATGGAGAGTGGTTGCTATCTTCAATGTCATTCTGTTTGTTGTTTTG TCGATGGTCTACCTTGTGGGATGCTGCGCAAGACGAAATGCAGCCAAGAATCATTCTAAAAG AAAAGATATTGCGTGGtattga
- the LOC140880968 gene encoding tetraspanin-10 isoform X3, which yields MSTHHDSCKRSLTLPVIILGAVILVVSIIGFFGALKKNSILLWIYLILLCIILLAILVFTVLAFIVTNNGSGHTVAGLRYKEYQLQDYSSWFLKRLNNSHNWDHLKSCLVKSNDCNDLSKKYKTLKQFKSAKLSPIEAGCCRPPSECGYPVVNASFYDLSFHPISSIKDCKLYKNSKNIKCYNCDSCKAGVAQYMKTEWRVVAIFNVILFVVLSMVYLVGCCARRNAAKNHSKRYQLVRISRLMFEAMV from the exons ATGAGCACTCATCATGACAGCTGCAAGAGATCTCTTACGCTCCCTGTTATAATCCTCGGTGCTGTAATCTTGGTCGT ATCAATAATTGGATTTTTTGGAGCCTTGAAGAAAAACTCAATCTTGTTGTGGATT TATCTCATCTTGCTTTGCATCATTTTGTTGGCGATTTTGGTCTTCACAGTGTTGGC GTTTATAGTAACAAATAATGGATCCGGTCATACTGTAGCTGGACTTAG GTATAAAGAATATCAACTTCAAGATTACAGTTCCTGGTTTCTTAAACGA CTCAACAATTCCCACAACTGGGATCACCTGAAGAGTTGTCTTGTCAAGTCCAATGACTGCAACGACCTATCAAAGAAATACAag ACTCTCAAGCAGTTTAAATCGGCAAAGTTAAGCCCCATTGAAGCTGGATGCTGCCGTCCCCCATCTGA ATGTGGCTATCCTGTGGTGAACGCCTCGTTCTATGACTTGAGCTTCCATCCAAtcagttcgatcaaggactgtAAACTTTACAAGAACTCCAAGAATATCAAGTGCTACAATTGTGACTCCTGCAA GGCTGGAGTCGCACAGTACATGAAAACTGAATGGAGAGTGGTTGCTATCTTCAATGTCATTCTGTTTGTTGTTTTG TCGATGGTCTACCTTGTGGGATGCTGCGCAAGACGAAATGCAGCCAAGAATCATTCTAAAAG GTATCAACTAGTTAGAATATCTCGGTTGATGTTTGAAGCCATGGTTTAA